A portion of the Ricinus communis isolate WT05 ecotype wild-type chromosome 10, ASM1957865v1, whole genome shotgun sequence genome contains these proteins:
- the LOC8279574 gene encoding RING-H2 finger protein ATL33 — MEQHPPTIFIAPNPPPFPAPPRSVDLSPLEFILALIAVIAIPALIYTFFFSIKCPPGPFRSRRRHRTDSDEFFASSNDDNNSSPSENKDGVSDVKYQKDTHVKDIGSECPVCLSVYAEGEEVKQLSSCKHSFHASCIDMWLNSHSNCPVCRASVPVKKPNNNNNNNNNNNNTGSSNNVSSARSRDASDFHQGLPDAANLV; from the coding sequence ATGGAGCAACACCCACCTACCATTTTCATTGCTCCTAATCCTCCACCTTTCCCTGCACCACCGAGAAGTGTAGATTTATCTCCTCTTGAATTCATCCTTGCTTTGATAGCTGTTATCGCTATACCCGCCTTGATCtacactttctttttctctatcaaGTGTCCTCCTGGCCCTTTCAGGAGTCGCCGGCGTCACCGGACTGATTCTGATGAGTTCTTCGCTAGCAGTAACGACGACAACAACAGCAGCCCAAGTGAGAATAAGGATGGTGTCTCAGATGTCAAGTATCAGAAAGATACACATGTTAAAGATATTGGCAGTGAGTGTCCAGTTTGCTTGTCTGTTTATGCTGAAGGTGAAGAAGTTAAACAATTAAGTAGCTGCAAGCATTCATTCCATGCTTCTTGTATCGACATGTGGTTGAATTCTCACTCCAATTGTCCTGTTTGTCGGGCTTCTGTTCCTGTCAAGAAgcctaacaataataataataataataataataacaacaacacTGGGTCGTCGAATAATGTTTCATCAGCAAGATCAAGAGATGCCAGTGATTTCCACCAAGGTTTGCCCGATGCTGCCAATTTGGTTTAA
- the LOC8279573 gene encoding beta-glucuronosyltransferase GlcAT14C — protein sequence MKRNHTSYNYSVDRKRWVMPVIILLLISLILILTTNYSKPNQPKAKIPDWSLSDQPKLPRFAYLISGTKGDGERVKRLVQAVYHPRNYYVVHLDLEASDEERLEIAKYVKSEVVIREFGNVMVIGKADLVTLKGPTIIASTLHAIAILLKEATDWDWFVNLSTSDYPLMPQDDILHIFSYLPRDLNFLEHTSSIGWKEYQRARPIIIDPGLYHSKKSGVFWAKEKRSLPASFKLFMGSEWVVLTRSFLEFCVWGWDNLPRTLLMYYTNFHSSPEGYFHTVVCNHKDYQNTTVNHDLHYIKWDNPPKQRPISLALEHFEDMVESGAPFAREFAKDDPVLNKIDEKLLRRMDGRFTPGGWCIGTTVLGKDPCVAYGSPNAVKPTVSSKRLEKLLLQLLDSESFRSKQCI from the exons atgaaaagaaatcacACATCGTATAATTATTCAGTAGATCGGAAAAGATGGGTAATGCCAGTAATAATACTCCTTTTAATCTCTCTAATTCTCATTCTCACTACAAACTATTCTAAGCCAAACCAGCCAAAAGCCAAAATCCCTGATTGGAGTTTAAGTGACCAACCGAAATTACCGAGATTCGCGTACTTAATATCGGGTACAAAAGGAGATGGTGAACGCGTGAAGAGACTTGTTCAAGCGGTGTATCATCCGCGGAATTATTATGTGGTGCATCTAGATCTAGAAGCTTCTGACGAGGAAAGGTTAGAGATTGCAAAGTATGTGAAATCAGAGGTTGTAATTAGGGAGTTCGGGAATGTGATGGTTATTGGTAAAGCTGATTTAGTTACTCTTAAAGGACCTACTATCATTGCTAGTACGCTTCATGCGATTGCTATTTTGTTGAAGGAGGCTACTGATTGGGATTGGTTTGTTAATTTAAGTACTTCTGATTATCCTCTCATGCCTCAAGATG ATATCTTgcatattttctcatacttgccAAGGGATCTGAACTTCCTCGAACACACAAGTAGTATTGGTTGGAAAGA GTATCAAAGAGCAAGGCCTATAATTATTGATCCAGGATTGTATCATTCAAAGAAATCTGGTGTATTTTGGGCCAAGGAGAAAAGGTCCTTGCCTGCTTCTTTCAAGTTATTTATGG GGTCTGAATGGGTGGTTCTGACAAGGTCATTTCTTGAATTCTGTGTTTGGGGATGGGATAATCTCCCCCGCACTCTACTTATGTATTATACAAACTTCCATTCATCTCCCGAAGGTTACTTCCATACTGTTGTCTGCAACCACAAGGATTATCAGAACACTACTGTTAATCATGATCTACATTACATAAAGTGGGATAACCCTCCAAAGCAACGCCCAATATCTCTAGCTTTGGAGCATTTTGAAGACATGGTTGAAAGTGGTGCACCTTTTGCTCGTGAATTTGCCAAGGATGACCCGGTTCTCaacaaaattgatgaaaaacTGTTGAGGAGAATGGATGGAAGGTTTACTCCAGGGGGTTGGTGTATTGGCACAACTGTTTTAGGGAAAGATCCTTGTGTTGCTTATGGGAGTCCAAATGCAGTTAAACCAACTGTAAGTTCTAAGAGATTAGAGAAACTATTACTGCAACTTCTTGATTCTGAGAGTTTTAGATCTAAACAGTGTATATAG